The Streptomyces sp. Mut1 genome window below encodes:
- a CDS encoding acyl-CoA dehydrogenase: MGHYKSNLRDIEFNLFEVLGRDKLYGTGPFAEMDVETAKSILDEVARLAENELADSYADADRNPPVFDPETNTAPVPDTFKKSYQAFMDSEYWRLGLPEEIGGTTSPRSLIWGYAELLLGANPAVWMYSSGPAFAGILFEEGNEAQKKVAEIAVEKQWGSTMVLTEPDAGSDVGAGRTKAVEQEDGSWHIEGVKRFITSGEHDMSENILHYVLARPEGAGPGTKGLSLFLVPKYHFDWTTGELGERNGVYATNVEHKMGLKASNTCEMTFGDRHPAKGWLIGDKHDGIRQMFRIIEFARMMVGTKAIATLSTGYLNALEYAKERVQGTDLSEFMNKTAPKVTITHHPDVRRSLMTQKAYAEGMRALVLYTASVQDAIQEKEAAGEDAKALHGLNDLLLPIVKGYGSEKSYEQLAQSLQTFGGSGYLQEYPIEQYIRDAKIDTLYEGTTAIQGQDFFFRKIVRDQGASLNTLSEEIKKFLAGAQGNEELAGALDSLAKAAVDLEAIVGTMITDLTATGEDVKNIYKVGLNTTRLLLASGDVVVGYLLLKGAAVAAEKLPTASAKDVAFYQGKIAAAKFFSANILPGVGAERALAESVDNSLMDLDEAAF; the protein is encoded by the coding sequence ATGGGGCACTACAAGTCGAATCTCCGCGACATCGAGTTCAACCTCTTCGAGGTGCTCGGGCGCGACAAGCTGTACGGCACCGGACCGTTCGCGGAGATGGACGTCGAGACGGCGAAGAGCATCCTCGACGAGGTCGCCCGCCTCGCGGAGAACGAGCTCGCCGACTCCTACGCCGACGCCGACCGCAACCCGCCGGTCTTCGACCCGGAGACCAACACCGCACCGGTCCCCGACACGTTCAAGAAGTCGTACCAGGCCTTCATGGACTCCGAGTACTGGCGCCTGGGCCTGCCCGAGGAGATCGGCGGCACCACCTCGCCCCGCTCCCTGATCTGGGGCTACGCGGAGCTGCTGCTCGGCGCCAACCCGGCCGTCTGGATGTACTCCTCGGGTCCGGCGTTCGCCGGCATCCTCTTCGAGGAGGGCAACGAGGCGCAGAAGAAGGTCGCCGAGATCGCCGTCGAGAAGCAGTGGGGCTCGACGATGGTGCTGACCGAGCCGGACGCCGGCTCCGACGTCGGCGCGGGCCGCACGAAGGCCGTCGAGCAGGAGGACGGCTCCTGGCACATCGAGGGCGTGAAGCGCTTCATCACCTCGGGCGAGCACGACATGTCCGAGAACATCCTCCACTACGTGCTGGCCCGCCCCGAGGGCGCGGGACCCGGCACGAAGGGCCTCTCCCTCTTCCTGGTCCCGAAGTACCACTTCGACTGGACCACCGGCGAGCTGGGCGAGCGCAACGGCGTGTACGCGACGAACGTCGAGCACAAGATGGGCCTCAAGGCGTCCAACACCTGCGAGATGACGTTCGGCGACCGCCACCCCGCCAAGGGCTGGCTCATCGGCGACAAGCACGACGGCATCCGCCAGATGTTCCGCATCATCGAGTTCGCCCGCATGATGGTCGGCACGAAGGCCATCGCCACGCTCTCCACCGGCTACCTCAACGCGCTGGAGTACGCCAAGGAGCGCGTCCAGGGCACCGACCTGTCGGAGTTCATGAACAAGACGGCGCCCAAGGTCACCATCACGCACCACCCCGACGTGCGCCGCTCGCTCATGACGCAGAAGGCGTACGCCGAGGGCATGCGCGCCCTCGTCCTCTACACCGCCTCCGTCCAGGACGCGATCCAGGAGAAGGAGGCCGCGGGCGAGGACGCGAAGGCCCTGCACGGCCTGAACGACCTGCTGCTCCCGATCGTGAAGGGCTACGGCTCCGAGAAGTCCTACGAGCAGCTGGCGCAGTCGCTCCAGACGTTCGGCGGCTCCGGGTACCTCCAGGAGTACCCGATCGAGCAGTACATCCGTGACGCCAAGATCGACACGCTGTACGAGGGCACGACGGCCATCCAGGGCCAGGACTTCTTCTTCCGGAAGATCGTCCGCGACCAGGGCGCCTCGCTCAACACGCTCTCCGAGGAGATCAAGAAGTTCCTCGCGGGCGCCCAGGGCAACGAGGAGCTGGCCGGTGCGCTGGACAGCCTCGCGAAGGCCGCGGTGGACCTGGAGGCGATCGTCGGCACGATGATCACCGACCTCACCGCCACCGGCGAGGACGTCAAGAACATCTACAAGGTGGGCCTGAACACCACCCGCCTGCTGCTGGCCTCCGGCGATGTCGTCGTCGGCTACCTGCTGCTCAAGGGCGCGGCCGTGGCCGCCGAGAAGCTGCCGACGGCCTCCGCGAAGGACGTCGCCTTCTACCAGGGCAAGATCGCCGCCGCGAAGTTCTTCTCCGCGAACATCCTCCCGGGCGTCGGCGCCGAGCGCGCCCTCGCCGAGTCCGTCGACAACTCCCTGATGGACCTGGACGAGGCCGCGTTCTAG
- a CDS encoding ATP-binding SpoIIE family protein phosphatase, with protein MRTEDVLAATATGLWRWDNEAGTVTLDAEAARLLELPAEPGVFRESEVRARFHPVDWNEIMGVISLAVAEGTLAEARLRIVDGDGRVLRTVRSRSKPVPGGDDGRDYALIGTLQETVEPPPGTAGAQAAITGDWRRSREAFLLDAGRALAEAGSTTEVLRVAYSLSMPGFSPDGLAVFGVEGERLTIVGQHGHTLGDEGPFTDMPLETDYPATEVIRTGRAIYLPTPDDYRSRYPATWPLVRRFGRRSWAFLPLIVSGRTMGTWMAGFRHPVSFSPDERSVLTTVARMLAQALDRAGVADTERELSLGLQRSMMPSLGPGIPGMTVAARYVPTGGGLQVGGDWYDLIPLPNGRIALVIGDVQGHDVRAAGIMGQLRIALRAYASEGHRPDAVLSRASRFLCGLTDPHEGDEATAARFATCLYAEADPETGVLDIARAGHPDPVVMTADGTAVIRQTEGGLPLGIEADTDYPTTQVVLEAGQTIMLCTDGLIETGGHDLVTGWVRLRPILERHTDDLEKLADALVQAVHGPGSHYTTGPLPDRREDDVAVLLLRREGPVTHPPAPRRTALTIAQAEPERISVARQQLRELLHDWADPDQVDAAVLLLSEMATNVLVHTDGDALMVAQAGGVPGERCLRVDMSDGSDELPHKRSPGEMASSGRGLVLMEMLAHRWGVDPRGAGKSIWFELDEAEEPALPDLDALPDL; from the coding sequence ATGCGCACCGAGGATGTGCTGGCCGCGACCGCGACCGGGCTGTGGCGCTGGGACAACGAAGCCGGGACGGTCACGCTGGACGCGGAGGCCGCCCGCCTGCTGGAGCTGCCCGCCGAGCCCGGTGTCTTCCGCGAGTCCGAGGTTCGCGCCCGCTTCCACCCCGTCGACTGGAACGAGATCATGGGCGTGATCTCCCTCGCCGTCGCCGAGGGCACCCTCGCCGAGGCCCGGCTGCGGATCGTGGACGGGGACGGCCGGGTCCTGCGCACCGTACGCAGCCGGTCCAAGCCGGTCCCCGGCGGCGACGACGGCAGGGACTACGCGCTCATCGGCACCCTCCAGGAGACCGTCGAGCCCCCACCGGGCACCGCCGGGGCGCAGGCCGCGATCACCGGTGACTGGCGGCGCTCCCGCGAGGCGTTCCTGCTGGACGCCGGCCGGGCGCTGGCCGAGGCGGGCTCGACCACGGAGGTGCTGCGGGTCGCCTACTCGCTCTCCATGCCCGGGTTCTCGCCGGACGGTCTCGCGGTCTTCGGCGTCGAGGGCGAGCGGCTGACCATCGTCGGGCAGCACGGGCACACCCTGGGCGACGAGGGCCCGTTCACCGACATGCCGCTGGAGACGGACTACCCGGCCACCGAGGTCATCCGGACCGGCCGGGCCATCTATCTGCCCACCCCGGACGACTACCGCAGCCGCTACCCCGCCACCTGGCCGCTGGTCCGGCGGTTCGGGCGCCGCTCCTGGGCGTTCCTGCCGCTCATCGTGTCCGGGCGCACGATGGGCACCTGGATGGCGGGCTTCCGGCACCCGGTGTCCTTCTCGCCGGACGAGCGGTCCGTGCTGACGACCGTGGCCCGGATGCTCGCCCAGGCGCTGGACCGGGCCGGCGTCGCCGACACCGAGCGGGAGCTGTCACTCGGTCTCCAGCGCTCGATGATGCCCTCGCTGGGCCCCGGCATCCCGGGGATGACCGTGGCCGCGCGCTACGTCCCGACCGGGGGCGGTCTCCAGGTCGGCGGCGACTGGTACGACCTGATCCCGCTCCCCAACGGCCGCATCGCCCTCGTCATCGGCGACGTCCAGGGGCACGACGTACGGGCGGCGGGGATCATGGGCCAGCTGCGGATCGCCCTGCGCGCGTACGCCTCCGAGGGGCACCGCCCCGACGCGGTGCTCTCCCGCGCCTCCCGTTTCCTCTGCGGGCTCACCGACCCCCACGAGGGCGACGAGGCCACGGCTGCGCGCTTCGCGACCTGCCTGTACGCGGAGGCCGACCCGGAGACCGGCGTCCTGGACATCGCACGGGCCGGCCACCCCGACCCCGTGGTGATGACGGCCGACGGGACCGCCGTCATCCGGCAGACCGAGGGCGGGCTGCCGCTCGGCATCGAGGCGGACACGGACTACCCGACGACGCAGGTCGTCCTGGAGGCCGGGCAGACGATCATGCTCTGCACGGACGGGCTGATCGAGACCGGCGGCCATGACCTCGTCACCGGCTGGGTGCGGCTGCGGCCCATCCTGGAGCGGCACACCGACGACCTGGAGAAGCTCGCGGACGCGCTGGTGCAGGCCGTGCACGGCCCCGGCTCGCACTACACGACCGGGCCGCTCCCCGACCGGCGCGAGGACGACGTCGCGGTGCTGCTGCTGCGCCGCGAGGGGCCCGTCACGCACCCGCCCGCGCCCCGGCGGACCGCGCTGACCATCGCCCAGGCCGAGCCGGAGCGGATCTCGGTGGCCCGGCAGCAACTGCGGGAGCTGCTGCACGACTGGGCGGACCCGGACCAGGTCGACGCGGCCGTGCTGCTGCTCTCCGAGATGGCCACGAATGTCCTGGTGCACACGGACGGCGACGCGCTGATGGTCGCGCAGGCCGGCGGGGTGCCGGGGGAGCGGTGTCTGCGCGTGGACATGTCCGACGGCAGCGACGAGCTGCCGCACAAGCGGAGCCCGGGGGAGATGGCCTCCAGCGGCCGGGGCCTGGTGCTGATGGAGATGCTCGCCCACCGGTGGGGGGTCGACCCGCGCGGGGCGGGCAAGTCGATCTGGTTCGAGCTGGACGAGGCGGAGGAGCCCGCCCTGCCGGACCTGGACGCCCTGCCCGATCTCTGA
- a CDS encoding pirin family protein, which translates to MPAVTVENPLTLPKVAASGDAAARPVLAVTTAPSGFEGEGFPVRRAFAGINYKHLDPFIMMDQMGEVEYAAGEPKGTPWHPHRGFETVTYLIDGSFIHQDSNGGGGTIGNGDTQWMTAGSGLLHIEAPPESLVMSGGLFHGLQLWVNLPKADKMMAPRYQDIRGGQVQLLASPDGGALLRVIAGELDGHEGPGITHTPITMIHATVRPGAEVTLPWREDFNGLAYVLAGRGTAGAERRPVHLGQTAVFGAGSSLTVRADEKQDGNTPDLEVVLLGGRPIREPMAHYGPFVMNSQAELKQAFEDFQAGRLGTVPAVHGM; encoded by the coding sequence ATGCCCGCAGTGACCGTCGAGAATCCGCTGACCCTGCCCAAGGTGGCCGCTTCCGGTGACGCCGCGGCCCGTCCCGTGCTCGCCGTGACCACGGCGCCGAGCGGGTTCGAGGGCGAGGGCTTCCCGGTCCGCCGCGCCTTCGCGGGGATCAACTACAAGCACCTCGACCCGTTCATCATGATGGACCAGATGGGTGAGGTGGAGTACGCGGCGGGCGAGCCCAAGGGCACCCCCTGGCACCCGCACCGCGGCTTCGAGACCGTGACGTACCTGATCGACGGCTCCTTCATCCACCAGGACTCCAACGGCGGCGGCGGCACCATCGGCAACGGCGACACCCAGTGGATGACCGCCGGCTCCGGGCTGCTGCACATCGAGGCACCGCCGGAGTCGCTCGTCATGTCGGGCGGCCTCTTCCACGGCCTCCAGCTCTGGGTGAACCTGCCCAAGGCCGACAAGATGATGGCCCCGCGCTACCAGGACATCCGCGGCGGCCAGGTCCAGCTGCTCGCCTCCCCGGACGGCGGCGCGCTGCTCCGGGTCATCGCCGGTGAGCTCGACGGCCACGAGGGCCCCGGCATCACCCACACCCCGATCACGATGATCCACGCCACCGTGCGCCCCGGCGCCGAGGTGACGCTCCCCTGGCGCGAGGACTTCAACGGCCTCGCGTACGTCCTCGCCGGGCGCGGCACCGCCGGGGCCGAGCGCCGGCCCGTCCACCTGGGCCAGACCGCCGTCTTCGGCGCAGGTTCCTCGCTGACCGTGCGCGCGGACGAGAAGCAGGACGGGAACACCCCCGACCTGGAGGTCGTCCTGCTCGGCGGGCGCCCCATCCGGGAGCCGATGGCGCACTACGGGCCGTTCGTGATGAACAGCCAGGCCGAACTGAAGCAGGCCTTCGAGGACTTCCAGGCCGGCCGCCTCGGCACCGTGCCCGCCGTCCACGGCATGTGA
- a CDS encoding sensor histidine kinase produces the protein MKRPALLPHSTIRTRIALVYGGVFLVLGTALLATVNLASRAGTDSQARAIAETAAVVQPGYAVNGPLVSRHRLGPPTVYDLTDHVSDAAGHQLLIWSTAALLVMTACAVGVGWWTAGRVLRPVHAMTAKARRLSAHTLHERIASSGPDDELKELGDTLDALLARLEKAFDSQRRFIANASHELRTPLATQRAAIQVGLDDPTPDDLVRTRQTLLDNNRRSERLIEGLLVLARSERGLGVSEREPVDLARVVTEEASRHPGVRLDARPCPVRGNRLLLAQLVANLLANAVTYNVPDGSVEVAVLPAGSGVLLEVRNTGPVVEAADIPGLFEPFRRGEGRDRMGPGSGLGLSIVRSIAMAHDGTVTAVPGPEGGLAVTVRLPAAQEPAAVSRPATHAGSAASSSR, from the coding sequence GTGAAGCGTCCGGCGCTGCTGCCGCACTCCACGATCAGAACCCGCATCGCCCTCGTCTACGGCGGGGTCTTCCTCGTCCTCGGCACGGCCCTGCTCGCCACGGTCAACCTGGCCTCCCGCGCCGGTACGGACTCGCAGGCCCGCGCCATCGCCGAGACGGCCGCCGTGGTCCAGCCCGGCTACGCGGTCAACGGGCCGCTCGTCAGCCGCCACCGTCTCGGCCCGCCGACCGTCTACGACCTCACCGACCACGTCAGCGACGCGGCCGGCCATCAGCTGCTCATCTGGTCGACGGCCGCGCTGCTCGTGATGACCGCGTGCGCGGTGGGCGTCGGCTGGTGGACCGCGGGGCGGGTCCTGCGGCCCGTCCACGCCATGACGGCCAAGGCGCGCCGGCTCTCCGCGCACACGCTCCACGAGCGGATCGCCTCCAGCGGTCCCGATGACGAGCTCAAGGAGCTGGGCGACACGCTCGACGCGCTGCTCGCCCGGCTGGAGAAGGCCTTCGACAGCCAGCGGCGGTTCATCGCCAACGCCTCGCACGAGCTGCGGACCCCGCTGGCCACCCAGCGTGCCGCGATCCAGGTCGGTCTCGACGACCCGACCCCCGACGACCTCGTACGGACCCGGCAGACGCTGCTGGACAACAACCGCCGCAGCGAACGGCTCATCGAGGGACTGCTCGTGCTGGCGCGCAGCGAGCGCGGTCTCGGGGTGAGCGAGCGGGAGCCGGTGGACCTGGCCCGGGTGGTCACCGAGGAGGCTTCCCGGCATCCGGGCGTACGGCTCGACGCACGGCCCTGTCCGGTGCGCGGCAACCGGCTGCTGCTGGCTCAGCTGGTGGCGAACCTGCTGGCCAACGCGGTGACGTACAACGTCCCCGACGGAAGCGTGGAGGTGGCGGTGCTGCCGGCCGGGTCCGGGGTGCTGCTGGAGGTCCGCAACACCGGCCCGGTGGTGGAAGCGGCGGACATCCCCGGCCTGTTCGAGCCGTTCCGCCGGGGCGAGGGCAGGGACCGGATGGGGCCGGGCTCGGGGCTCGGCCTGTCGATCGTGCGGTCCATCGCGATGGCCCACGACGGTACGGTCACGGCGGTGCCGGGCCCGGAGGGCGGGCTCGCCGTGACCGTACGTCTGCCGGCGGCTCAGGAGCCGGCGGCCGTCTCGCGCCCGGCGACCCACGCGGGGAGCGCGGCGAGCAGCTCGCGGTAG
- a CDS encoding L,D-transpeptidase family protein: MPASPSHAPLRLPHVACALVLLVLLAGCGAGGIAGTDLGGATERAHVDGVPGPPGAAASPSPSAPEPSPVPAEIPGLGPQTRAAIPAGARQAFVVTGESPDSHTSTAVLYTRDGPTGPGWRAALPPWPAHNALNGWTDEHQEGDLRSPVGVFTLTAAGGRLAPPDTAFPYDLSPDFAVTGEGFQGEPLEGSFDYVVAIDYNRVPGTSPLDHTRPLGEERGGGIWIHVDHGGPTQGCVSVTEDRMKQLLGVLDPALQPVIVMGDARSLRR; this comes from the coding sequence GTGCCCGCGTCCCCTTCGCACGCACCCCTGCGCCTGCCCCACGTCGCCTGCGCCCTCGTCCTTCTCGTGCTGCTCGCCGGATGCGGGGCGGGTGGCATCGCCGGTACGGACCTGGGCGGTGCCACGGAGCGCGCGCACGTCGACGGCGTACCGGGGCCGCCCGGGGCGGCGGCGTCCCCGTCTCCGTCCGCGCCGGAGCCGTCGCCGGTGCCGGCGGAGATCCCGGGGCTCGGTCCGCAGACCCGGGCGGCGATCCCGGCCGGGGCGCGGCAGGCATTCGTCGTCACCGGGGAGTCACCCGACTCCCACACATCGACCGCCGTCCTCTACACCCGGGACGGCCCCACCGGCCCCGGCTGGCGGGCCGCGCTGCCGCCCTGGCCCGCGCACAACGCGCTCAACGGCTGGACCGACGAGCACCAGGAGGGCGATCTGCGCTCACCCGTCGGCGTCTTCACCCTGACCGCGGCCGGCGGCCGTCTCGCGCCCCCGGACACCGCCTTCCCGTACGACCTGAGCCCCGACTTCGCCGTGACCGGCGAAGGGTTCCAGGGGGAGCCGCTGGAGGGCTCCTTCGACTACGTCGTCGCCATCGACTACAACCGGGTCCCCGGCACCTCCCCGCTCGATCACACCCGCCCCCTCGGCGAGGAACGCGGCGGCGGCATCTGGATCCACGTCGACCACGGCGGGCCCACGCAGGGCTGCGTCTCGGTCACCGAGGACCGGATGAAGCAGCTCCTCGGCGTCCTCGACCCGGCCCTCCAACCCGTCATCGTGATGGGGGACGCCCGGTCGCTGCGCCGCTGA
- the aspS gene encoding aspartate--tRNA ligase — MHRYRSHTCGELRASDVGTDVRLSGWLHNRRDLGGILFIDLRDHYGLVQLVARPGTPGNDALAKLTKETVVRIDGKVSARGADNVNPDLPTGEIEIEVSEVEVLGEAGPLPFTINAEDGVNEERRLEYRFLDLRRERMHRNIMLRSAVIAAIRSKMVALGFNEMATPILTATSPEGARDFVVPSRLNPGKFYALPQAPQQFKQLLMISGFDRYFQIAPCFRDEDARADRSPGEFYQLDVEMSFVEQEDVFQPIEKLMTELFEEFGNGRHVTSPFPRIPFRESMLKYGNDKPDLRAKLELVDITDVFADSGFKAFAGKHVRALPVPDTAGQSRKFFDGLGEYAVEHGAKGLAWVRVGEDGTLAGPIAKFLTETDVKTLTERLSLVPGHAVFFGAGEFDEVSKIMSAVRVEAAKRAGHFEEGVFRFCWVVDFPMYEKDEETGKIDFSHNPFSMPQGGLKDLEEKDPLDILAWQYDIVCNGIELSSGAIRNHEPELMIKAFEIAGYDRETVEHEFAGMLKAFRLGAPPHGGIAPGVDRIVMLLADEPNIRETIAFPLNGNAQDLMMGAPTVLDETRLRELNIQLRKPAAPAKDAQK; from the coding sequence ATGCATCGGTACAGGTCCCACACCTGCGGCGAGCTCCGCGCCTCTGACGTCGGCACCGACGTCCGGCTGAGCGGCTGGCTGCACAATCGCCGAGACCTGGGCGGCATCCTCTTCATCGATCTGCGCGACCACTACGGTCTGGTGCAGCTCGTCGCCCGCCCCGGCACCCCCGGCAACGACGCCCTGGCGAAGCTCACCAAGGAGACCGTCGTACGGATCGACGGCAAGGTCTCCGCACGCGGCGCCGACAACGTGAACCCGGACCTGCCGACCGGTGAGATCGAGATCGAGGTCTCCGAGGTCGAGGTGCTGGGCGAGGCCGGCCCGCTGCCCTTCACGATCAACGCCGAGGACGGGGTCAACGAGGAGCGGCGCCTGGAGTACCGCTTCCTGGACCTGCGCCGCGAGCGCATGCACCGCAACATCATGCTGCGCTCCGCCGTGATCGCCGCGATCCGGTCCAAGATGGTGGCCCTCGGCTTCAACGAGATGGCGACGCCGATCCTCACCGCGACCTCCCCCGAGGGCGCCCGTGACTTCGTCGTCCCGTCCCGGCTGAACCCCGGCAAGTTCTACGCGCTGCCGCAGGCCCCGCAGCAGTTCAAGCAGCTGCTGATGATCTCCGGCTTCGACCGCTACTTCCAGATCGCGCCGTGCTTCCGCGACGAGGACGCCCGCGCCGACCGCTCGCCGGGCGAGTTCTACCAGCTCGACGTCGAGATGTCCTTCGTGGAGCAGGAAGACGTCTTCCAGCCGATCGAGAAGCTGATGACCGAGCTCTTCGAGGAGTTCGGCAACGGCCGCCACGTCACCTCGCCGTTCCCGCGCATCCCGTTCCGCGAGTCGATGCTGAAGTACGGCAACGACAAGCCGGACCTGCGCGCCAAGCTGGAGCTGGTCGACATCACCGACGTCTTCGCGGACTCGGGGTTCAAGGCCTTCGCCGGCAAGCACGTCCGCGCCCTTCCGGTGCCGGACACCGCGGGCCAGTCCCGCAAGTTCTTCGACGGCCTCGGCGAGTACGCCGTGGAGCACGGCGCCAAGGGCCTGGCCTGGGTCCGCGTCGGCGAGGACGGCACACTGGCCGGCCCGATCGCCAAATTCCTCACCGAGACCGACGTCAAGACGCTCACCGAGCGGCTCTCCCTCGTCCCGGGCCACGCCGTCTTCTTCGGCGCCGGCGAGTTCGACGAGGTCTCCAAGATCATGTCCGCCGTCCGCGTCGAGGCCGCCAAGCGGGCCGGTCACTTCGAGGAGGGCGTCTTCCGGTTCTGCTGGGTCGTCGACTTCCCGATGTACGAGAAGGACGAGGAGACCGGCAAGATCGACTTCTCGCACAACCCCTTCTCGATGCCCCAGGGCGGCCTGAAGGACCTGGAGGAGAAGGACCCGCTGGACATCCTCGCCTGGCAGTACGACATCGTCTGCAACGGCATCGAGCTGTCCTCCGGAGCCATCCGGAACCACGAGCCCGAGCTGATGATCAAGGCCTTCGAGATCGCCGGCTACGACCGCGAGACCGTGGAGCACGAGTTCGCGGGCATGCTCAAGGCATTCCGCCTCGGCGCCCCGCCGCACGGCGGCATCGCCCCGGGCGTCGACCGCATCGTGATGCTGCTGGCCGACGAGCCGAACATCCGCGAGACGATCGCCTTCCCGCTCAACGGCAACGCCCAGGACCTGATGATGGGCGCGCCGACCGTGCTGGACGAGACCCGGCTGCGCGAGCTGAACATCCAGCTCCGCAAGCCGGCCGCGCCGGCGAAGGACGCGCAGAAGTAG
- a CDS encoding SseB family protein yields MYGYDQNQGAQQPMGGGYGEQPLYPEPSPPSLGDAVRAFTTGSLAAEDFQQIFATSKVYCPRGDNPGFLALHNTQQPVIPMFTTLKELRLYAGKESKYFVITGAEVIDLLPTGYGFVLDMEGEHRMVFDAKAVEQMVDFAMRRMYG; encoded by the coding sequence ATGTACGGCTACGACCAGAACCAGGGCGCGCAGCAGCCGATGGGGGGCGGCTACGGCGAGCAGCCGCTGTACCCCGAACCCTCGCCGCCCTCGCTGGGCGACGCGGTACGGGCGTTCACGACCGGCTCGCTGGCCGCCGAGGACTTCCAGCAGATCTTCGCGACGTCGAAGGTCTACTGCCCGCGCGGCGACAATCCCGGCTTCCTCGCGCTCCACAACACCCAGCAGCCCGTGATCCCGATGTTCACCACGCTCAAGGAGCTGCGGCTGTACGCGGGCAAGGAGTCCAAGTACTTCGTGATCACCGGCGCCGAGGTGATCGACCTGCTGCCCACCGGCTACGGCTTCGTCCTGGACATGGAGGGCGAGCACCGCATGGTCTTCGACGCCAAGGCCGTCGAGCAGATGGTCGACTTCGCGATGCGCCGTATGTACGGCTGA
- a CDS encoding AI-2E family transporter — translation MQTPKPLLPDGARRTAAWCGVLLLVAGVAAVAVWVCIALKTAVTPVLLALLGTALLGPVHRRMTTHGVNRSLAAFVTCALLVAVVGGAGYIVVSALVETGDQIVRSLKDAGQWVVDHFDVADGTNVDDLEANARQLVSKFGASAAGGLLTGISLIGSLIATSVLALLLTFFFLRDSDRAARLAHAVAPRGTGAMVEAMGRRAFEAVEGFMRGTTLIALIDAVCITVGLLILRVPGAVGLGALVLVGAYIPYLGAFISGTVAVLVALADRGFVIALWALGVVLAVQVLEGHILQPMIQSRTVQMHPAMILIALTAGASVAGILGMLLAVPLCAAAFGILGELRKGGGHPDAPES, via the coding sequence GTGCAGACCCCGAAGCCCCTCCTGCCCGACGGCGCCCGGCGGACGGCCGCCTGGTGCGGCGTCCTCCTGCTGGTCGCCGGTGTCGCCGCCGTCGCCGTCTGGGTGTGCATCGCCCTCAAGACCGCGGTCACACCCGTACTGCTCGCGCTGCTCGGTACGGCGCTGCTCGGCCCGGTCCACCGCCGGATGACCACCCACGGCGTGAACCGCTCGCTGGCCGCCTTCGTCACCTGCGCGCTGCTCGTCGCCGTCGTCGGCGGCGCGGGCTACATCGTCGTCTCCGCGCTCGTGGAGACCGGTGACCAGATCGTCCGGTCGCTGAAGGACGCCGGGCAGTGGGTCGTCGACCACTTCGACGTCGCGGACGGCACCAACGTGGACGACCTGGAGGCGAACGCCCGCCAGCTGGTCTCGAAGTTCGGCGCGAGCGCCGCGGGCGGGCTCCTCACCGGCATCAGCCTGATCGGCTCCCTCATCGCCACCAGCGTCCTCGCCCTGCTTCTGACCTTCTTCTTCCTCCGCGACTCCGACCGGGCGGCACGTCTCGCCCACGCCGTCGCCCCGCGCGGCACCGGGGCCATGGTCGAGGCGATGGGCCGGCGCGCCTTCGAAGCCGTCGAGGGCTTCATGCGCGGAACGACACTCATCGCCCTGATCGACGCCGTCTGCATCACGGTCGGGCTGCTGATCCTGCGGGTGCCCGGCGCGGTGGGGCTCGGCGCGCTGGTGCTCGTCGGCGCCTACATCCCGTACCTCGGCGCTTTCATCTCCGGAACGGTCGCGGTCCTGGTGGCGCTCGCGGACCGGGGGTTCGTCATCGCGCTGTGGGCGCTCGGTGTCGTCCTCGCCGTGCAGGTGCTGGAGGGCCACATCCTTCAGCCGATGATCCAGAGCCGTACGGTCCAGATGCACCCCGCGATGATCCTCATCGCGCTGACGGCGGGCGCGAGCGTGGCGGGCATCCTCGGCATGCTGCTCGCCGTGCCGCTGTGCGCGGCGGCCTTCGGCATCCTGGGGGAGCTGCGCAAGGGCGGCGGCCACCCGGACGCCCCCGAAAGCTAG
- a CDS encoding response regulator transcription factor has protein sequence MRVLVAEDEEILAELVATGLRRAGFAVDTVYSGDAAQAYLGLHDYDVVVLDRDLPRVHGDDVARGLVASGSRTRILMLTAAGTMEDRVAGLDLGADDYLGKPFEFPELVSRVRALRRRSARPVPPQLERYGIRLDSVRRSATRDGRDLDLSPKEFTVLQLLLEADGGTVSAEELLERAWDANADPFTGAVRVCMSKLRGKLGEPALIRTVQGVGYAL, from the coding sequence ATGCGGGTACTGGTCGCCGAGGACGAGGAAATCCTTGCGGAACTGGTCGCCACCGGGCTGCGGCGGGCCGGATTCGCCGTCGACACGGTGTACAGCGGTGATGCCGCCCAGGCCTACCTTGGGCTGCACGACTACGACGTGGTCGTGCTGGACCGCGACCTGCCCCGGGTGCACGGCGACGACGTGGCGCGCGGACTCGTCGCCTCGGGCTCCCGCACCAGGATCCTGATGCTGACGGCCGCCGGGACCATGGAGGACCGGGTCGCCGGGCTCGACCTGGGCGCCGACGATTACCTCGGCAAGCCCTTCGAGTTCCCGGAGCTCGTTTCGCGGGTGCGTGCCCTGCGGCGGCGCAGCGCCCGCCCCGTACCGCCGCAGCTGGAGCGGTACGGCATCCGGCTCGACTCCGTACGCCGGTCCGCGACCCGGGACGGGCGGGACCTGGACCTGTCGCCGAAGGAGTTCACCGTGCTCCAGCTGCTGCTGGAGGCGGACGGCGGCACGGTCAGCGCCGAGGAACTGCTGGAGCGGGCCTGGGACGCCAACGCCGACCCCTTCACGGGCGCCGTCCGCGTCTGCATGAGCAAGCTGCGCGGCAAGCTCGGTGAGCCGGCCCTGATCCGCACCGTGCAGGGCGTGGGGTACGCCCTGTGA